GGGCGGGAGTGCTGTGGCAGGGCAGGCGAATCAGCCCAATATCATCATCCGCGAGCTGAATCCGTCGCACGCAGATTTTATTCTGGAGAATGTCGACATGAGTTTTGCCAACTCGCTACGTCGCACGATCATTGCCGACGTGCCTACCGTTGGTATGTACCGTTATTAATGCAGCGATCGACATGGTGGAAATCATGGTCAACACGACCGTGCTCCCGGACGAGTtcctcgcgcatcgcctcggcatGATTCCGCTGATGAGCATGGACACGGCCAAGGTGCTCATCGACCagcgcgtacgtcgcccaACTTACCCAGGATTGCTCGTGTGAAGATGGATGCGACCGGTGCTCGGTCGAGCTCACGCTCGATGCGTTATGCACGAgcgaccgcggcgcgaTGTTTGTCACGTCCAAGGACCTGATCCGGAGCAATACCATTGCCAACCCATACTCGGACGAGGCTGCGTTTGGGCCcgtggcgccgcggcacccCGACTTTGGCAAGCCTGTGGGTCATGACGATCC
The sequence above is a segment of the Malassezia japonica chromosome 6, complete sequence genome. Coding sequences within it:
- the rpb3 gene encoding RNA polymerase II subunit 3 (BUSCO:EOG09263PXH; COG:K; EggNog:ENOG503NWFI) — encoded protein: MAAVNGMYGAPEPPISGGSAVAGQANQPNIIIRELNPSHADFILENVDMSFANSLRRTIIADVPTVAIDMVEIMVNTTVLPDEFLAHRLGMIPLMSMDTAKVLIDQRDCSCEDGCDRCSVELTLDALCTSDRGAMFVTSKDLIRSNTIANPYSDEAAFGPVAPRHPDFGKPVGHDDPNKPDVMIVQLRKGQQIKARCVARKGFAKEHAKWSPVSAVGFEYDPHNALRHTTLWYELDAKKEWPESKNAGEEEPPAEGAPFDPNRKANRFYFDVESVGSMHPAEIVETGLSLLEYRTAQIVQEIGLLYQPTDAAPEGFVPF